The Lineus longissimus chromosome 2, tnLinLong1.2, whole genome shotgun sequence genome window below encodes:
- the LOC135483513 gene encoding uncharacterized protein LOC135483513, whose translation MRQKTDIIMFRIIFLHRRAVMAYIVFTSALFLFVTLDGSERQKPDVNARIIFFPPALKQARQIDDFVEFVEFSKRNTTLTLSTVSESTRLLLRQEKCHLPDLIYPTMIKTNTSLERVPKIVHLTWKSEKVPAKAVPFIKKWQTTNPDWEVWFWTDKNTAEFMEINFPDYYAVFTSYKSNIERADAMRYFIIYQFGGVYADLDIEPVKSLNPLLDKYTCLLSQEPYEHGNLMRIEMLNNFGFLACNAFMMCRRQHPFFKFALDSLKVHKDNPAGVLHTTGPVFLSKVYRKYIESFIIGLCRDKASRIGVAPAEFFMPKYDTLFNSTVVFACSRFSAFIYGLTYGQKLICDDLYSRRFRNKILKVTFTDHHHFHTWAEGKDLYFEKGFDFNSSNIRAILPKAVVKEFSLQNNSLKT comes from the coding sequence ATGCGACAAAAGACAGATATTATCATGTTTAGGATAATATTTCTTCACCGTCGAGCCGTGATGGCCTATATCGTCTTTACATCAGCGTTATTCCTCTTCGTGACGCTAGACGGGTCCGAGCGCCAGAAACCAGACGTCAACGCCAGAATCATATTCTTTCCTCCAGCCCTAAAGCAGGCGAGACAAATAGACGATTTCGTGGAGTTTGTGGAGTTCTCTAAACGCAACACGACGCTGACGCTGAGCACCGTGTCCGAGTCTACCAGACTGCTGCTGAGACAGGAGAAGTGTCATCTCCCTGACTTGATCTACCCCACTATGATAAAAACAAATACAAGTTTAGAGAGAGTTCCAAAAATAGTCCATCTAACGTGGAAATCGGAGAAAGTTCCAGCAAAGGCTGTGCCTTTCATTAAAAAGTGGCAGACGACAAACCCTGATTGGGAGGTGTGGTTCTGGACGGATAAAAACACGGCAGAGTTCATGGAGATAAATTTCCCCGACTATTATGCTGTGTTTACATCGTACAAATCCAATATAGAACGCGCAGACGCCATGCGCTATTTCATTATTTACCAATTTGGAGGTGTTTATGCGGATTTAGATATAGAACCAGTGAAATCTTTGAACCCTCTGCTGGACAAGTACACTTGCCTTCTAAGCCAAGAGCCCTACGAACACGGTAACCTAATGCGAATTGAGATGCTGAACAACTTCGGCTTTCTCGCTTGTAACGCTTTTATGATGTGTCGAAGACAGCACCCGTTCTTCAAATTCGCATTGGACAGCCTGAAGGTCCACAAGGACAACCCGGCAGGTGTCCTCCATACCACGGGACCTGTGTTTTTATCTAAAGTTTACCGCAAATATATTGAAAGCTTCATCATAGGACTGTGCAGGGACAAAGCTAGTCGCATCGGTGTCGCTCCTGCGGAATTTTTCATGCCAAAGTATGACACTCTTTTTAACAGTACGGTCGTGTTTGCTTGCAGCAGATTCAGTGCATTCATTTATGGTCTCACCTACGGACAAAAACTCATATGCGACGATCTGTACAGTCGCAGATTTCGGAATAAGATTTTGAAAGTGACGTTTACGGATCATCACCATTTTCATACATGGGCCGAAGGCAAGGACCTCTATTTTGAAAAAGGTTTTGACTTCAACAGTTCAAATATCAGGGCTATTTTACCAAAGGCTGTTGTCAAAGAATTTAGCCTACAAAACAATTCTCTGAAGACCTAG